The window GAACATCTTTGGCATCTAACCCCGATACTGCCAATGCCGTAAGCGGAACGGTTAAAAAAGCCAGCCCCAAAGCCCTGAATATAAGTATCCTGGCCAGGTTGCCGGGCGTGGCTTCGAGGTTTAGGCCCGACATCAGGAAGCTGAAAATTATAAACAAAACAAAGCCGATGGTGATAATTATTAGTGGCGATACGCCCCGTTTGAGCAGGGTGGCCGAAAACAGCAGGCCAAAAATGGCCAATATAGCACCCGGCAGCAAGGTAAGCCCCGTTATAGTAGGCGGGAATAGTAATACCCGCTGTGCCAGCACCGGCGTTAAAAACACCGATGTAAACAGGCCTACACCTGTTACCGCGGTAAGTACCGCAGCAACCGCCAGCGATTTGCTTTTAAGCACCCGCAAATCAATAACGGGGTTGGGGATGGTAAGCTCCCACCAGATGAAGATGAGAATACTGAAAACGGCAATAACGGTTAACACTACGATATAACCTGCAGAAAACCAATCGTCAGTTTCGCCGCGCTCCAGCACCGTTTGGAGCGAGCCGACGCCTATAATCAACAACAGGATACCCCACCAGTCGACGGCTTTGGGTGTTACTTTTATCTCGGGTTCGGTAACCAGCAAAATGCTGGATACCGCAACGGCAATACCTATGGGGATATTGATAAAAAATATCCAGGGCCAGGAGTAGTTTTCGGTGATGAAACCGCCAAGGGTGGGGCCAATGGTTGGGCCTAAAAATACACCCACGCCAAATAAGGCGCTGGCAATACCCGCACGGGCTTTGCCATAAACTTCAAAAACGATTGCCTGCGATACTGATAACAGCGCACCGCCGCCTATGCCCTGCAAAAAACGGAACAGTACCAATGTCCAGATATTTGACGCCAGCCCGCACATGGCCGAAAAAAAGGTAAAAGCGATGATGGAGCCTATATAATAATTGCGCCTGCCCAGCTTGGTGGCTAAAAAGCTGGTCATGGGGATGACGATGATATTGGCGATGGCGTAAGCAGTGATAACCCAGGAAGTATCTTCCAGGGTTGATCCCAGGTTACCACTCATGTGCGACAGCGCTACATTGACTATTGAGGTATCAATAAGCTCCATCATAGCGGCGGTAATAACAGTGATGATGAGAATGCTTTTTTTCATGGCGGGGCTGAATAAATACTATAGAATATACCGAATGGTATATTCTATAGTAAATTTTTTTCGACTAAGATTACTCCCTTGGTAAGTTCATCACTCTTAAGGCTTCATCAGGGTTAGATAGGTAAAGCCTGTAAAATTGTTCGGTACCGGCAACACGTATTTCATAGGTATCGTTTTTTAACCCGGCTAAAAACTCATCGGCAACCTGGGCTGGCGGAATACCATTTTTACCACCAATTTCGGCCGAGAATTCAGTATCAACCAGCGGTGGCATCAGTTCAAAAACTTTAACACCGGTATCTGCCAATGCTAAGCGCAAGGCACGGGTGTAAGCGTGTAATGCTGCTTTGGTAGCGCCATAAGTGGCAAGCCTGGTGCTGGGCGCAAAGGCAACTACCGATGATACGTTTACTATAGCCGCATCAGGTTGCTTTTTGAGTGATGGCAGCAGCTTTTCATTCAGGCGGATAACCGACAGGTAGTTGGTCAGCATTTCCTCGCCGGCTTTTTCAAAGGTGTTGGTATCGCTAAGCAGGTTGTTAAGGTTTGCCGCGCCTGCGTTATTAATCACGATATTCAGTTCGGGGAAATCGGTAGTTAGTTTTGCTACCAGTTTTTCTACATCTTCGGCGTTGGATACATCGGCGGTGATAGTGCTCACGTTTGGCAATTGGGCAGCAGCCTTTTGTAAGCGGGTTTCGTTTCGGCCAATAATAATAACATGATTATCTGCTGATAATTGTTTTGCTAACTCAAAACCTATGCCGGCACTGCCGCCGGTAATGAGTATGGTGTTTTTTGAAGTTTTCATTTTGTGGTGCTGAGTGATTAAATTCAACACGACAAAAATATACCAATCGGTATATTTTTACAATAGCTAATATTCATCCTTGTGTCATCATTATTAGGTGGCTTTTTTAGCGGTTATACCTTACGCTTTTTAAAGCTGCAAAACAGGAAGTTTTGTTTTGTTGCAAAGGGAGTGGTATGATCTTCGGTGATACAGCTTACCTTTTCAAAATGTTCGTCAAATACGGTTTGCAACTCTTGTTCTGTGTATTGTTTAATGGCTAAGCCGCTGCATTTTTCGGGCCCGTTTTCAGAAAATGTTCCGATAACTAAATAATCGCTGATTGCTTTTGCGGCAATATTTAAGTAACTGGTAATTTGATCCTGCGTTGTCAGGAAGTGGAAGGCGGCGCGGTCATGCCAAAGAGTGTAGGTTTCTGTGGGTTCAAAAGTGGTAACATCGCAAAATATCCAGGTAACCAGGCTGCTTTTTTCACCAAGCCTTACCTTTGCCTTGGCTAAGGCCGCTTCAGAAATATCCAACACGGTAATGTTGGTGTA is drawn from Mucilaginibacter ginsenosidivorax and contains these coding sequences:
- a CDS encoding DHA2 family efflux MFS transporter permease subunit; the protein is MKKSILIITVITAAMMELIDTSIVNVALSHMSGNLGSTLEDTSWVITAYAIANIIVIPMTSFLATKLGRRNYYIGSIIAFTFFSAMCGLASNIWTLVLFRFLQGIGGGALLSVSQAIVFEVYGKARAGIASALFGVGVFLGPTIGPTLGGFITENYSWPWIFFINIPIGIAVAVSSILLVTEPEIKVTPKAVDWWGILLLIIGVGSLQTVLERGETDDWFSAGYIVVLTVIAVFSILIFIWWELTIPNPVIDLRVLKSKSLAVAAVLTAVTGVGLFTSVFLTPVLAQRVLLFPPTITGLTLLPGAILAIFGLLFSATLLKRGVSPLIIITIGFVLFIIFSFLMSGLNLEATPGNLARILIFRALGLAFLTVPLTALAVSGLDAKDVPQGSALNNMMRQLGGSFGIAMINTYVAHRFGSHRNDLISNISIYNPQATQRINGLTQYFAAKSGTLIEAQHKAMAVVNNGIDRQSFLMSYLDAYIFVGLLFVLAMPLLLVVLDRKKQAGPVVLVSDH
- a CDS encoding SDR family oxidoreductase — its product is MKTSKNTILITGGSAGIGFELAKQLSADNHVIIIGRNETRLQKAAAQLPNVSTITADVSNAEDVEKLVAKLTTDFPELNIVINNAGAANLNNLLSDTNTFEKAGEEMLTNYLSVIRLNEKLLPSLKKQPDAAIVNVSSVVAFAPSTRLATYGATKAALHAYTRALRLALADTGVKVFELMPPLVDTEFSAEIGGKNGIPPAQVADEFLAGLKNDTYEIRVAGTEQFYRLYLSNPDEALRVMNLPRE
- a CDS encoding class I SAM-dependent methyltransferase is translated as MGEDKKEHWERVYHTNNPDQVSWTQAVPQTSLNFIRGFDLAKTDRIIDVGGGDSKLVDFLLQEGYTNITVLDISEAALAKAKVRLGEKSSLVTWIFCDVTTFEPTETYTLWHDRAAFHFLTTQDQITSYLNIAAKAISDYLVIGTFSENGPEKCSGLAIKQYTEQELQTVFDEHFEKVSCITEDHTTPFATKQNFLFCSFKKRKV